The following are encoded together in the Nitrospirota bacterium genome:
- a CDS encoding Mov34/MPN/PAD-1 family protein, whose protein sequence is MYISESAFMDLVLSSAEVYKKECLGILLGYRLEDRFIIEHAFTYQTAKRKPKGVVFQRRRHKKIEEILKKFERLQVLGDFHSHTQFGPMKGIPNPSEVDIRGMQAGKIYLIVVINDNERKIQWKENRDGTLSGTLGRFYYKISAHYLYRRKGLNGKMAKRAKIYCNFSTGMNGA, encoded by the coding sequence GTGTATATTTCAGAAAGCGCTTTTATGGATCTGGTTCTCAGCTCAGCAGAGGTATATAAAAAAGAATGTCTTGGCATACTTCTTGGTTATCGGCTTGAGGACAGGTTTATAATAGAACATGCCTTCACATACCAGACAGCGAAGAGAAAACCGAAGGGTGTTGTCTTTCAGCGCAGGAGACATAAAAAAATAGAAGAGATACTCAAGAAATTCGAAAGGCTACAGGTACTCGGAGACTTTCATTCACATACACAGTTTGGACCAATGAAAGGTATCCCTAATCCAAGCGAGGTAGATATAAGGGGGATGCAGGCAGGGAAGATATACTTAATAGTAGTCATAAACGATAATGAGAGAAAGATACAGTGGAAGGAAAACAGAGATGGAACGCTCTCTGGAACACTCGGGAGATTCTATTATAAGATATCTGCTCATTATCTTTATAGACGAAAGGGATTGAATGGAAAGATGGCAAAGAGAGCAAAGATATATTGTAACTTCTCTACAGGCATGAATGGTGCATA
- the purH gene encoding bifunctional phosphoribosylaminoimidazolecarboxamide formyltransferase/IMP cyclohydrolase — MGKIRRALISVSDKREISSFARRLADFNVEIISTGGTARTLIESGLTITEISDFTGFPEMLDGRVKTLHPKVHGGLLGIRDNPEHRRQMNEYGIKPIDMVVVNLYPFEKTINKSDCTLEEAIENIDIGGPAMLRSAAKNFKEVVVITDPDDYQLVADEMERLDGDVSAETRYILAMKVFQHTSRYDSIISRYLESRVWSRESKFPQILTLQFEKEQDLRYGENPHQRAAFYREFNVKEPCVATARQLQGKELSFNNILDANSALELVKEFAETSAVIIKHNNPCGVARAERLVEAYRMAREVDPVSAFGGVIAFNHIVDAETAKEITSTFVEVVIAPGFTEESIEIFKSKKDIRLLDIGAEIKGESQGVDMKKVVGGLIYQDRDLGKIEDIKALRVVTRRTPTDSEYRAMELAWKVCKHVKSNAIVYSNPDVVVGIGAGQMSRVDSAKIGIMKARFPVKGTVIASDAFFPFRDSIDAASEAGVTAIIQPGGSLRDEEVIHAADEHGMAMVFTGMRHFRH, encoded by the coding sequence ATGGGTAAAATCAGGAGGGCACTTATAAGTGTTTCAGATAAAAGGGAAATCTCTTCTTTTGCGAGGAGACTGGCTGATTTTAATGTAGAGATAATATCAACAGGTGGCACGGCAAGGACATTGATAGAATCAGGGCTTACCATCACGGAAATATCTGATTTTACAGGGTTTCCTGAAATGCTGGATGGGAGGGTAAAAACCCTTCACCCAAAGGTTCATGGTGGATTGCTTGGTATAAGGGACAATCCTGAACACAGAAGACAGATGAATGAATACGGAATAAAGCCCATTGATATGGTGGTTGTAAATCTTTATCCATTTGAAAAGACAATAAATAAATCGGATTGCACCCTTGAAGAGGCGATCGAAAATATAGATATAGGTGGACCTGCTATGCTCCGTTCTGCGGCTAAAAACTTCAAGGAGGTGGTAGTAATAACTGACCCTGATGACTATCAATTGGTAGCTGATGAAATGGAGAGACTCGATGGCGATGTTAGTGCAGAGACCAGATATATCTTAGCAATGAAGGTGTTTCAGCATACCTCAAGATACGACAGTATTATCTCGAGATACTTAGAATCGAGGGTATGGAGCCGAGAGTCGAAATTCCCGCAGATACTAACCCTTCAATTCGAGAAGGAGCAGGATCTCCGGTATGGAGAAAACCCTCACCAGAGGGCAGCCTTTTACAGGGAATTCAATGTCAAGGAGCCATGCGTAGCAACAGCAAGACAACTGCAGGGGAAAGAGCTTTCATTTAATAATATACTGGATGCGAACTCGGCACTTGAACTCGTGAAGGAGTTTGCTGAGACATCCGCGGTCATAATAAAACATAACAATCCCTGCGGTGTAGCAAGGGCAGAAAGGCTCGTTGAGGCATACAGGATGGCAAGAGAGGTTGACCCTGTATCTGCATTTGGTGGTGTAATAGCCTTTAACCATATAGTAGACGCTGAAACCGCAAAGGAGATAACCTCAACTTTCGTAGAGGTGGTCATTGCTCCGGGTTTTACGGAGGAGTCGATAGAGATATTTAAGTCAAAGAAGGATATACGGCTTCTTGACATTGGTGCTGAGATAAAGGGCGAATCTCAAGGGGTGGACATGAAAAAAGTGGTTGGAGGTCTGATATATCAGGACAGAGATCTTGGTAAGATTGAAGATATAAAGGCACTTCGGGTTGTAACAAGGCGCACACCAACAGATAGCGAGTACAGGGCGATGGAACTTGCATGGAAGGTATGCAAGCATGTAAAATCGAATGCGATTGTATATTCAAATCCAGATGTTGTAGTAGGTATAGGCGCAGGACAGATGTCGAGGGTGGATTCTGCAAAGATAGGCATAATGAAGGCGCGCTTCCCTGTAAAGGGTACGGTTATCGCATCTGATGCATTCTTCCCGTTCAGAGACTCTATAGACGCAGCATCAGAGGCAGGGGTAACTGCAATCATCCAGCCCGGTGGTTCGCTCAGGGATGAAGAAGTTATTCATGCGGCTGACGAGCATGGAATGGCAATGGTATTTACAGGAATGAGACACTTCAGACACTAA
- the galT gene encoding galactose-1-phosphate uridylyltransferase translates to MFELRKDPLLGRWTITAKDDTKKLSDYDLDPFIPKDKSCTFCPGAENKTTKEIMTVKDKETGKWLTRVIPNRIPILRIEGNINRQGVGMYDKMNGIGANEIIIESPEHTRWPEDIGASQMEKVLTTYGERIIDLEKDSRLRYVLIFKSYGEASGATMEHPHSQLIATPVTPKRIKEELDGAKNYFSIKERCIFCDIIKEEQKTGLRVVVENKDFIAFCPFAQIFPFETWLLPKRHNCAFQDVDDSEIASLASILTDILNRIKSVLNNPSYNYSLHTAPNRMPRKGHWFTLMDDFHWHIEIIPKLKMVTGFELSSGFFVIYTPPEESAEYLRGEY, encoded by the coding sequence ATGTTTGAACTGAGAAAAGACCCACTTCTCGGAAGGTGGACCATCACAGCCAAAGATGATACGAAAAAACTATCTGATTATGATCTTGACCCCTTCATCCCTAAAGATAAAAGCTGTACATTCTGCCCAGGAGCGGAGAATAAAACAACAAAGGAGATAATGACTGTTAAAGATAAAGAAACAGGGAAATGGCTTACGAGAGTTATTCCGAACAGGATTCCCATCCTGAGAATAGAAGGTAACATTAACAGACAGGGTGTAGGAATGTACGATAAGATGAATGGTATAGGTGCGAATGAGATAATAATAGAATCTCCTGAACACACGAGGTGGCCTGAGGATATAGGAGCAAGCCAGATGGAAAAGGTGCTTACTACCTACGGGGAGAGGATCATTGATCTTGAAAAGGACTCCAGACTTAGATATGTGCTGATTTTTAAAAGCTATGGGGAGGCATCAGGTGCTACCATGGAACATCCCCACTCACAGCTTATTGCTACACCAGTAACACCAAAAAGGATAAAAGAAGAGCTTGATGGGGCAAAGAATTATTTCTCCATAAAGGAGCGATGTATATTCTGCGATATAATAAAAGAGGAACAGAAAACAGGGCTGAGGGTTGTGGTAGAGAATAAGGATTTTATCGCGTTCTGTCCTTTTGCCCAGATATTTCCTTTTGAGACATGGCTGCTTCCCAAGAGACACAATTGTGCATTTCAGGATGTTGATGACTCAGAGATTGCATCACTTGCATCTATACTGACTGATATTCTTAATAGGATAAAATCAGTTCTCAATAATCCATCATACAATTATTCTCTGCATACAGCACCAAATCGAATGCCACGGAAAGGGCACTGGTTTACCCTCATGGATGATTTTCACTGGCATATCGAGATTATTCCGAAACTGAAAATGGTAACAGGATTTGAGTTGAGCTCAGGTTTTTTTGTGATATATACACCTCCAGAAGAATCAGCAGAATACCTCAGAGGTGAATATTAG
- a CDS encoding universal stress protein, which yields MKIERILLPTDFSEGSNNALKYAASLSKEYGAKLYLMHVIHDISATAGWHVPHMQLDQIYKEMEENAAKDLERYCREALKEIKDIKTILVRGLPAEEIIKAASDEKIDLIVIGTYGRRGIERIIFGSTAEKVVRSAPCPVLSVKVPEYKL from the coding sequence ATGAAGATCGAAAGAATACTTTTACCAACAGATTTTTCAGAAGGTTCAAATAACGCACTGAAGTACGCAGCATCACTATCTAAAGAATATGGTGCAAAACTTTATCTCATGCATGTGATACATGATATATCTGCGACTGCCGGGTGGCATGTGCCTCACATGCAGCTTGATCAGATATACAAGGAAATGGAAGAAAATGCTGCAAAGGATCTGGAAAGGTATTGCAGAGAAGCTCTAAAGGAAATCAAGGATATAAAAACGATCCTGGTTAGAGGTCTGCCTGCAGAGGAGATAATAAAGGCAGCCTCTGACGAAAAAATTGATCTAATCGTTATCGGGACGTATGGACGCAGAGGTATTGAACGTATTATCTTTGGTAGTACTGCTGAGAAGGTAGTTAGAAGTGCTCCATGTCCTGTGCTCTCTGTGAAGGTGCCGGAATATAAATTATAA
- the nth gene encoding endonuclease III — protein MKERVGEILNLLEKIYPEPKLALSFNNPLELLIATILAAQCTDLKVNQISSRLFKKYKSVKDYAMVDIKDLENDIKEITFYKNKAAYIIKGAKKIIEEFGGKVPQDISKLITLPGVGRKTANILIGNAFKGQAIAVDTHVLRVSNRLGLATSSDPDKVEENLTRQIPQEKWTTFTLAMILFGRKVCTAKNPKCGTCVLYGVCRWEGKKISGKKIGK, from the coding sequence ATGAAGGAGCGGGTTGGCGAGATATTAAATCTTCTTGAGAAGATATACCCAGAGCCAAAACTTGCCTTAAGTTTTAACAATCCATTAGAGTTACTTATAGCTACTATCCTTGCTGCACAGTGCACAGATTTAAAGGTAAATCAGATTAGCAGCAGGCTTTTCAAAAAATATAAAAGCGTAAAAGACTATGCAATGGTAGATATAAAAGATTTAGAGAACGACATAAAAGAGATAACTTTCTATAAAAACAAGGCAGCATATATCATTAAAGGGGCAAAAAAGATAATCGAGGAATTCGGTGGAAAGGTACCACAGGATATCTCTAAACTGATAACACTTCCAGGAGTTGGCAGAAAAACTGCCAATATACTGATTGGTAATGCATTTAAGGGACAGGCGATAGCGGTTGATACCCATGTCCTGAGGGTTTCTAATCGACTTGGATTGGCAACCTCCTCTGATCCAGATAAGGTTGAAGAGAATCTCACAAGGCAAATACCACAAGAAAAGTGGACTACTTTCACACTCGCCATGATACTTTTTGGTAGAAAGGTATGCACGGCTAAGAATCCAAAATGTGGCACATGTGTTCTCTATGGGGTATGCAGATGGGAAGGGAAGAAGATATCAGGGAAGAAAATAGGAAAATAA
- a CDS encoding type III pantothenate kinase produces MLLAVDIGNTNIVVGVFKGDLLKASWRLSTKMHITSDEYGILMTELLSIKEIKKEDIHDAIVSSVVPPLTPVIENTLKKYYGVKPLIVSSSINTGLNICYKNPDEVGADRIVNAVAVYTLYGGPAIIVDFGTATTFCVISQNAEYIGGVIMPGLTISAEALWNKASRLTRVSLEKPDMIIGDTTVKSMQSGILLGHVGAVDRIIEEIKFELSNRWGENLPHIIATGGFAELIVPLSRYIKIVKPSLTLEGLRIIYEKNRGADV; encoded by the coding sequence ATGTTACTGGCGGTTGACATAGGTAATACAAATATCGTGGTAGGCGTCTTTAAGGGGGATTTGCTTAAGGCAAGCTGGAGACTATCTACAAAGATGCATATTACTTCGGATGAATATGGGATTTTGATGACAGAGTTGCTTTCCATTAAAGAAATAAAGAAAGAAGATATTCATGATGCGATTGTATCATCTGTGGTGCCACCACTTACACCGGTTATAGAAAACACACTAAAAAAATATTATGGGGTAAAACCTCTTATCGTATCAAGTAGTATCAATACAGGGCTTAATATATGCTATAAGAATCCCGATGAGGTTGGTGCGGATAGGATAGTTAACGCTGTAGCAGTATATACACTTTATGGCGGTCCAGCGATAATTGTAGATTTTGGAACTGCAACTACTTTTTGTGTTATTTCTCAGAATGCAGAATACATTGGTGGTGTAATAATGCCAGGCTTGACTATCTCTGCCGAGGCACTCTGGAACAAGGCATCGAGGCTAACCCGAGTATCATTAGAAAAACCAGATATGATTATAGGTGATACAACAGTCAAAAGCATGCAATCAGGGATACTGCTCGGACATGTTGGTGCTGTAGATAGAATTATTGAGGAAATAAAATTTGAACTATCAAATCGATGGGGAGAAAACCTTCCTCACATAATTGCTACAGGAGGATTTGCAGAGCTGATAGTGCCACTTTCAAGATATATAAAGATTGTAAAGCCATCTCTTACATTAGAGGGACTAAGAATAATCTACGAGAAAAACAGAGGAGCAGATGTTTGA
- a CDS encoding histidinol phosphate phosphatase domain-containing protein: MIDLHTHSIFSDGELLPSELVRRAVVIGYTAIAITDHVDSSNIDFVVPRIVRVCEELNRFWEIIAIPGAEITHVPPETIPSMVKMARELGAKIVVVHGESPIEPVITGTNMAAIEAGADILAHPGFITDEEIALAHERGIHLELTSRRGHCISNGFIVTKAMLFGTKLVINTDAHSPADLISDIDAERILLSAGLPKERIIEVFNNSKKIVEEKSGKI, translated from the coding sequence ATGATTGATCTGCATACACATTCAATATTCAGTGATGGAGAACTTCTTCCCTCCGAGCTTGTAAGAAGGGCAGTTGTAATAGGATACACAGCCATAGCCATTACAGATCATGTTGATAGCTCTAATATCGATTTTGTAGTACCCCGTATAGTCAGGGTATGTGAGGAATTAAACAGATTCTGGGAAATAATCGCAATACCAGGCGCAGAAATCACACATGTGCCTCCAGAGACAATACCATCCATGGTAAAGATGGCAAGAGAACTCGGTGCAAAGATTGTGGTTGTTCATGGTGAAAGCCCTATTGAACCAGTTATTACTGGAACGAACATGGCAGCGATAGAGGCTGGTGCTGATATACTCGCTCACCCTGGATTCATAACAGATGAAGAGATTGCTCTGGCTCATGAGAGAGGGATTCATTTAGAACTCACATCAAGGAGAGGACACTGTATTTCAAACGGCTTCATCGTCACAAAGGCAATGCTCTTCGGGACTAAGTTGGTAATCAATACCGATGCTCACTCACCTGCAGACCTTATATCAGATATAGATGCAGAGAGGATACTTCTATCTGCTGGTTTACCAAAAGAAAGGATTATTGAAGTATTCAACAATTCTAAGAAGATAGTGGAGGAAAAATCTGGCAAGATTTAG
- the purD gene encoding phosphoribosylamine--glycine ligase: protein MKVLVIGSGGREHALVWKLAQSTKVRKIFCAPGNAGISTIAECINIKPDNIEDLLTFAKYEAVDLTVIGPELPLTLGIVDAFEKERLRIFGPNRRASQIEGSKAFAKELMRRYGVPTAEFRVFSSIREAEEYIRLKGAPIVVKADGLAAGKGVIVANTVDDAINTLRLIMKERVFGEAGNRVVIEEHLQGEEASFMVFTDGKTILPMASSQDHKRLYDNDEGPNTGGMGAYSPAPVVTRRLEKKIMNNIMAPVIRGLRSEGINYKGVLYAGLMISDGEPIVLEFNARFGDPEIQPVIVKMKSDIVPVLESVVEERLSEVDIEWDTRAAVCVVMASEGYPGKYRKGDIIEGLSESIKLDNVIVFHAGTEIKDGEFVTAGGRVLGVTSLGMGIKTAIENTYKAVSKIKWEGVHYRKDIGRKGLRIKD, encoded by the coding sequence ATGAAGGTTCTTGTAATAGGCAGTGGTGGAAGAGAGCATGCCCTTGTCTGGAAGTTAGCACAGAGCACAAAGGTGCGTAAGATATTCTGCGCCCCTGGCAATGCAGGGATATCTACGATAGCCGAATGTATAAATATCAAGCCTGATAATATAGAAGACCTTCTCACATTCGCAAAATATGAGGCGGTTGACCTCACCGTTATTGGTCCTGAACTTCCACTTACGCTCGGTATAGTTGATGCATTTGAAAAAGAGAGGTTAAGAATCTTTGGCCCTAACAGGAGGGCATCACAGATAGAAGGAAGTAAGGCGTTTGCAAAGGAATTGATGCGGAGATATGGCGTTCCAACCGCCGAGTTCAGGGTATTCTCATCCATCCGTGAGGCAGAGGAATACATAAGGTTAAAGGGCGCACCTATAGTTGTCAAGGCAGACGGACTTGCAGCAGGAAAGGGCGTCATTGTTGCAAATACTGTGGATGATGCGATTAATACCCTCAGACTGATAATGAAAGAGCGGGTATTCGGTGAGGCAGGCAACAGGGTTGTTATTGAAGAGCATCTTCAGGGCGAAGAGGCATCATTTATGGTATTTACAGACGGGAAGACGATACTTCCCATGGCGTCTTCCCAGGACCACAAGAGGTTGTATGACAATGATGAAGGTCCGAATACAGGTGGAATGGGTGCATATTCACCTGCCCCTGTAGTCACAAGGAGATTGGAAAAGAAGATAATGAATAATATTATGGCTCCTGTAATCAGGGGGTTAAGGTCTGAAGGGATAAATTATAAAGGTGTTTTATATGCAGGATTGATGATTTCAGATGGAGAACCAATAGTTCTTGAGTTCAATGCACGATTTGGAGACCCTGAGATACAGCCCGTAATAGTCAAGATGAAGAGTGATATTGTTCCTGTGCTTGAGAGTGTTGTTGAAGAGAGACTCTCTGAGGTAGATATAGAGTGGGATACGAGGGCCGCTGTATGTGTTGTAATGGCATCTGAAGGCTATCCGGGTAAATACAGAAAGGGTGATATAATCGAAGGGCTAAGTGAATCTATAAAACTGGATAATGTTATTGTCTTTCATGCAGGCACAGAGATTAAAGATGGGGAATTTGTTACTGCAGGAGGAAGGGTCTTAGGAGTTACCTCACTTGGCATGGGAATAAAGACAGCAATAGAGAATACATATAAAGCTGTAAGTAAAATAAAATGGGAAGGGGTTCATTACAGGAAGGATATAGGGAGAAAAGGATTAAGGATTAAGGATTAA
- a CDS encoding biotin--[acetyl-CoA-carboxylase] ligase — MHVPDILLSNEIESALKSELIGKYVFLFDEVDSTNTKARELAEKGYDEGTVIMAENQSKGRGRLGRVWVSPPGVNFYISIILKPELVPAKATRITMLVAVAVASVLRKTLSLPVTIRWPNDILVRDRKLGGILIEMDSEMDRVNYVVIGIGINVNMDISILPDGLQKTATSIKRELGHEVKRIDILIPLLKGIGYWYRVYKKDGIHPVLNEWINLSSILGKRIRLSTPKKVIEGKAEGIDEDGRLIIGFPDGSFELASSGDVTVIK, encoded by the coding sequence ATGCATGTACCCGATATTCTTTTATCCAATGAGATAGAATCTGCTCTGAAGAGTGAGTTGATAGGAAAGTATGTGTTTTTGTTTGATGAGGTTGATTCAACGAATACAAAGGCAAGAGAACTTGCAGAGAAGGGATATGATGAAGGAACCGTGATAATGGCGGAAAACCAGAGTAAAGGAAGAGGCAGGCTCGGTAGAGTATGGGTCTCACCACCTGGGGTAAACTTTTATATCTCTATTATACTGAAGCCAGAGTTGGTTCCTGCAAAGGCAACCAGAATAACTATGTTGGTAGCTGTAGCAGTTGCATCCGTATTAAGGAAGACACTTTCACTTCCTGTAACGATAAGGTGGCCAAACGATATCCTTGTAAGAGACAGAAAATTAGGGGGTATACTAATAGAAATGGATTCTGAGATGGACAGGGTCAACTATGTAGTCATCGGTATAGGAATCAATGTCAATATGGATATATCAATCCTTCCAGACGGCCTTCAGAAAACGGCAACATCAATTAAGAGAGAATTGGGACACGAGGTAAAAAGGATAGACATTCTTATACCCCTTTTAAAGGGAATTGGATACTGGTATAGGGTGTATAAAAAGGATGGTATCCATCCAGTCTTAAATGAATGGATAAATCTTTCATCCATACTTGGAAAAAGGATAAGGCTCTCTACACCAAAGAAGGTAATAGAGGGAAAAGCCGAAGGTATCGATGAGGATGGAAGACTGATTATAGGATTTCCTGATGGCTCATTTGAACTTGCGAGTTCCGGGGATGTAACGGTAATAAAATAG
- a CDS encoding MBL fold metallo-hydrolase, translating into MHRAKEGAPKNRKIFGILDGGILLFVFLIVSIVISTSVSGIENAQRALASEYETKQFLTFRSSLQLAELQKQKTKEVRKMLKNITWLGHDTFKIVDEKTIYTDPFQIKKSDTADIILITHEHYDHCSPEDVKKIQGPNTTIVTTADCARKLRGNIKTVKPGDRINVSGVEIEAVPSYNINKPFHPKANGWVGFIFIVQGQRIYIAGDTDYIPEMKNFKVDIALLPVSGTYVMTAEEAVKAALDIKPKLTIPMHYGAIVGSESDAQRFKDMLKGKVDVEILKKQ; encoded by the coding sequence ATGCATCGAGCTAAAGAAGGGGCTCCCAAAAATCGAAAGATTTTTGGGATATTAGATGGTGGTATTCTTCTATTCGTGTTTCTTATAGTCAGCATTGTTATATCCACTTCTGTTTCAGGGATTGAAAATGCACAGCGAGCGTTAGCGAGCGAATATGAAACAAAACAATTCCTTACATTTCGAAGCTCACTACAGTTAGCTGAGCTTCAAAAGCAAAAGACGAAGGAGGTGCGAAAGATGCTTAAAAATATTACATGGTTAGGACATGATACATTTAAGATTGTTGATGAAAAGACAATATACACAGACCCATTTCAGATTAAGAAGTCTGATACTGCAGATATAATCCTTATTACACATGAGCACTACGACCACTGCTCACCAGAGGATGTAAAAAAGATTCAGGGACCAAACACGACAATTGTTACCACTGCGGACTGTGCTAGAAAACTCAGAGGAAACATAAAGACTGTTAAACCTGGAGACAGGATTAATGTTAGTGGGGTAGAGATCGAAGCAGTCCCTTCATACAATATCAATAAACCATTTCATCCAAAAGCTAATGGATGGGTAGGGTTCATCTTTATAGTGCAAGGACAGAGGATTTATATAGCGGGTGATACAGATTATATCCCGGAGATGAAAAACTTCAAGGTAGACATTGCACTACTTCCAGTATCCGGTACATATGTTATGACTGCAGAAGAGGCAGTCAAGGCAGCACTTGATATAAAACCAAAACTTACAATTCCAATGCACTATGGAGCCATAGTAGGTTCTGAGTCAGATGCACAGAGGTTTAAAGATATGCTTAAAGGAAAGGTGGACGTAGAAATACTTAAAAAACAGTAG